The following are encoded in a window of Harmonia axyridis chromosome 7, icHarAxyr1.1, whole genome shotgun sequence genomic DNA:
- the LOC123685237 gene encoding ubiquitin-like protein 3: MGSRHIPADKINLRLILVSGKTKEFIFSPSESAGDIAQHVFDNWPEDWRHEAVSKAEILRLIYQGRFLHSNVTLGALGLPFGKTTVMHLVPRENLPEPNSQDQRQKSKGGSSSCCSAACCIL; encoded by the exons ATGGGTTCTAGACATATACCAGCTgataag ATTAATTTGCGCTTGATCTTAGTGAGTGGCAAGACAAAGGAATTCATATTCAGTCCCAGTGAATCAGCAGGTGACATAGCACAACATGTGTTTGATAACTGGCCAGAAG ATTGGCGTCATGAGGCTGTTTCAAAGGCTGAAATACTACGACTTATCTACCAGGGTCGTTTCTTACACAGTAACGTAACACTTGGGGCTCTGGGACTACCTTTTGGTAAAACAACTGTCATGCATCTGGTACCGAGGGAAAATCTACCTGAGCCTAATTCGCAAg ATCAAAGGCAGAAAAGCAAAGGCGGTAGTAGTAGCTGTTGTTCAGCAGCATGCTGCATCCTGtaa
- the LOC123685236 gene encoding protein FAM151B isoform X1: MMLRFWVLLGLIGVNSQLKMEIDPAKITWAHGVNDKAFLKSSLMSNIDMLEADILMGRLVDGKEIEIPIMAHPPNQISDLSLMDFLTVVDDFNRMNPLKKGVKLDFKSIEAFETAISNELFINITSEADYPVWLNADILVGPHAPAYSKPVDAARFLKGSKLIPNAVLSLGWTTNFDSTHNSGYTFPQIEEMLYTLKQNEVSQRITFPVRAGLVAESQDQMTMLLRNNSHTLTVWSGARDEGFDVAKLNEVLDSIESGRVYVDVPETLRNRLNIVIGKNKIRL; encoded by the exons ATGATGCTGAGATTTTGGGTGCTTTTGG GTTTGATTGGCGTCAACAGTCAGCTAAAAATGGAAATTGATCCCGCAAAAATTACTTGGGCACATGGTGTTAACGATAAGGCTTTCCTAAAAAGTTCCTTGATGA GCAATATCGACATGTTAGAAGCAGACATTCTGATGGGCAGATTAGTAGATGGCAAAGAAATTGAAATACCAATCATGGCGCATCCACCTAATCAAATTTCTGATCTTTCCTTAATGGATTTTCTAACCGTAGTGGACGATTTCAACAGAATGAACCCTCTCAAAAAGGGGGTGAAGTTGGATTTCAAATCGATCGAGGCATTCGAAACAGCAATAAGCAATGAACTGTTCATCAACATCACATCTGAG GCAGACTATCCTGTGTGGTTGAATGCTGATATCCTAGTGGGTCCACATGCTCCAGCTTACTCAAAACCGGTTGATGCAGCTCGTTTTCTCAAGGGAAGCAAATTGATACCTAACGCAGTGCTTTCTTTGGGCTGGACAACCAACTTCGACAGTACTCATAATTCAGGTTATACCTTTCCTCAAATCGAAGAAATGCTGTACACATTAAAACAAAACGAAGTATCCCAAAGGATTACCTTTCCTGTACGAGCTGGTTTGGTAGCAGAATCTCAGGACCAAATGACTATGTTGTTGAGGAACAACAGTCACACTCTCACCGTTTGGTCTGGTGCACGAGATGAAGGATTTGACGTTGCAAAATTGAACGAGGTGCTAGATAGTATTGAGAGTGGTAGAGTTTATGTAGATGTTCCTGAAACTCTTAGAAATCGGTTGAATATAGTCATCGGCAAGAATAAAATTagattatag
- the LOC123685236 gene encoding protein FAM151B isoform X2, producing MEIDPAKITWAHGVNDKAFLKSSLMSNIDMLEADILMGRLVDGKEIEIPIMAHPPNQISDLSLMDFLTVVDDFNRMNPLKKGVKLDFKSIEAFETAISNELFINITSEADYPVWLNADILVGPHAPAYSKPVDAARFLKGSKLIPNAVLSLGWTTNFDSTHNSGYTFPQIEEMLYTLKQNEVSQRITFPVRAGLVAESQDQMTMLLRNNSHTLTVWSGARDEGFDVAKLNEVLDSIESGRVYVDVPETLRNRLNIVIGKNKIRL from the exons ATGGAAATTGATCCCGCAAAAATTACTTGGGCACATGGTGTTAACGATAAGGCTTTCCTAAAAAGTTCCTTGATGA GCAATATCGACATGTTAGAAGCAGACATTCTGATGGGCAGATTAGTAGATGGCAAAGAAATTGAAATACCAATCATGGCGCATCCACCTAATCAAATTTCTGATCTTTCCTTAATGGATTTTCTAACCGTAGTGGACGATTTCAACAGAATGAACCCTCTCAAAAAGGGGGTGAAGTTGGATTTCAAATCGATCGAGGCATTCGAAACAGCAATAAGCAATGAACTGTTCATCAACATCACATCTGAG GCAGACTATCCTGTGTGGTTGAATGCTGATATCCTAGTGGGTCCACATGCTCCAGCTTACTCAAAACCGGTTGATGCAGCTCGTTTTCTCAAGGGAAGCAAATTGATACCTAACGCAGTGCTTTCTTTGGGCTGGACAACCAACTTCGACAGTACTCATAATTCAGGTTATACCTTTCCTCAAATCGAAGAAATGCTGTACACATTAAAACAAAACGAAGTATCCCAAAGGATTACCTTTCCTGTACGAGCTGGTTTGGTAGCAGAATCTCAGGACCAAATGACTATGTTGTTGAGGAACAACAGTCACACTCTCACCGTTTGGTCTGGTGCACGAGATGAAGGATTTGACGTTGCAAAATTGAACGAGGTGCTAGATAGTATTGAGAGTGGTAGAGTTTATGTAGATGTTCCTGAAACTCTTAGAAATCGGTTGAATATAGTCATCGGCAAGAATAAAATTagattatag